From the Roseateles sp. XES5 genome, one window contains:
- the rpsB gene encoding 30S ribosomal protein S2, with translation MALPDFSMRQLLEAGVHFGHQTHRWNPKMKPYIFGDRNNVHIIDLAQTVPMLSRALQVVSDTVAGGGRVLFVGTKRQASEIIADAAKRSAQYYVNARWLGGMLTNWKTISNSIQRLRKLDEILASEGSGYSKKERLNLEREREKLEKALGGIRDMGGTPDLMFIIDTNKESIAIQEAKRLGIPVVAIIDSNCDPDPIDFPIPGNDDASRAISLYCDLIARAAIDGIARQQGASGRDLGASAEAPVEPALEAEA, from the coding sequence ATGGCATTGCCCGATTTCTCTATGCGCCAGCTTCTGGAAGCTGGTGTTCACTTCGGCCACCAGACGCACCGCTGGAACCCGAAGATGAAGCCGTACATCTTCGGCGATCGTAACAACGTTCACATCATCGACCTGGCACAGACCGTTCCGATGCTGTCGCGCGCCCTTCAGGTCGTGTCTGACACCGTCGCCGGCGGCGGCCGCGTTCTCTTCGTCGGCACCAAGCGCCAGGCTTCCGAGATCATCGCCGACGCTGCCAAGCGTTCGGCCCAGTACTACGTCAACGCCCGCTGGCTCGGCGGCATGCTGACGAACTGGAAGACGATCTCCAACTCGATCCAGCGCCTGCGCAAGCTCGACGAAATCCTGGCTTCGGAAGGCTCCGGCTATTCCAAGAAGGAACGCCTGAACCTCGAGCGCGAACGCGAGAAGCTTGAAAAGGCTCTCGGCGGTATCCGCGACATGGGCGGCACCCCGGACCTGATGTTCATCATCGACACCAACAAGGAATCGATCGCGATTCAGGAAGCCAAGCGTCTCGGCATCCCGGTCGTCGCCATCATCGACTCCAACTGCGATCCGGACCCGATCGACTTCCCGATCCCCGGCAACGACGACGCCTCGCGCGCCATCTCGCTGTACTGCGACCTGATCGCCCGCGCTGCCATCGACGGCATCGCTCGCCAGCAGGGCGCCTCGGGCCGTGACCTCGGCGCTTCCGCCGAAGCTCCGGTCGAGCCGGCTCTCGAAGCCGAAGCGTAA
- a CDS encoding cell envelope integrity EipB family protein: protein MFRSAFVTALMAGACFAGSGVTSAFANPASGLAPHRAVYDLQLKDATERSGIAGMYGRMVYEFNGSPCDGYTVSFRFVTQVNTGEETRLTDQQTTTYEDLKGGSFRFLTRSFTDEKLDKEVRGTAREEKAGVSVDLTAPATKQVELAASRFPTEHMLEVIEHAKKGERFFESRIYDGSDSGDKTLMTTAVVGKKETPKAGDPDADKAGTFSKQAFWPVSIAYYNDNSEGDALPVYRMSFKLYENGITRDLTMDYGEFVLSGKLAKLEMFKPQECK from the coding sequence ATGTTTCGTTCAGCCTTTGTCACGGCGCTGATGGCCGGGGCATGCTTCGCCGGCAGCGGCGTTACCAGCGCTTTTGCCAACCCGGCGAGCGGGCTTGCGCCGCACCGCGCCGTCTACGACCTCCAGCTCAAGGACGCGACCGAACGGTCCGGCATCGCCGGCATGTATGGCCGCATGGTCTACGAGTTCAACGGCAGCCCCTGTGACGGCTATACGGTGAGCTTCCGCTTCGTCACGCAGGTCAATACCGGCGAGGAAACGCGCCTCACCGATCAGCAGACGACGACCTACGAAGACCTGAAGGGCGGCAGTTTCCGCTTCCTCACTCGCTCCTTCACCGACGAGAAGCTGGACAAGGAAGTGCGCGGCACGGCGCGCGAAGAAAAGGCCGGCGTCAGCGTCGACCTGACCGCGCCAGCCACCAAGCAGGTGGAGCTTGCCGCGAGCCGCTTCCCGACCGAACACATGCTCGAGGTCATCGAACACGCCAAGAAGGGCGAACGCTTCTTCGAATCGCGCATCTACGACGGCTCGGATTCGGGCGACAAGACGCTGATGACCACCGCCGTCGTCGGCAAGAAGGAAACGCCGAAGGCGGGCGACCCGGATGCGGACAAGGCCGGCACCTTCTCCAAGCAGGCCTTCTGGCCGGTCTCCATCGCCTATTACAATGACAACAGCGAAGGCGACGCGCTGCCGGTCTACCGCATGTCCTTCAAGCTCTACGAGAATGGAATCACCCGCGATCTCACCATGGATTACGGCGAGTTCGTCCTGAGCGGAAAGCTCGCCAAGCTGGAAATGTTCAAGCCGCAGGAATGCAAGTAG